From a single Anabas testudineus chromosome 5, fAnaTes1.2, whole genome shotgun sequence genomic region:
- the comtb gene encoding catechol O-methyltransferase B, with protein sequence MMWLTLLYSCTGGAALLYALYKWVIPAAVQHHGGLALVWHDFIVERLMNTLTWSTRPQRILRAVQQSATRGDPRSVVRAIDQFCRHKEWAMNVGDEKGCILDSVVSELNPSTVLELGTYCGYSTVRIASLLPPHAKLITLEFNPDFAAVARQVIAWAGLQGKVQLVEGASGDWIPKMKEQFGVKTFDLVFLDHWKDRYLPDTKLMEECGLLRKGSILLADNVICPGTPDYLEYVRNSPRYKSQYFKSHLEYTKAEDGLEKSVFLG encoded by the exons AT GATGTGGCTGACCCTTCTTTACAGCTGCACCGGCGGAGCAGCTCTCCTGTATGCCCTGTACAAATGGGTGATCCCGGCCGCTGTGCAGCATCACGGAGGATTGGCGCTGGTTTGGCATGATTTCATTGTGGAGCGGCTGATGAACACACTGACCTGGTCCACTCGTCCACAG CGGATCCTGCGTGCAGTACAGCAGAGCGCCACTAGAGGAGACCCTCGCAGTGTGGTCAGAGCAATAGACCAGTTCTGCAGACACAAGGAGTGGGCCATGAATGTTGGGGATGAGAAAG GCTGCATCCTTGACTCTGTGGTGTCTGAGTTAAACCCGTCCACTGTGTTGGAGCTGGGAACCTACTGTGGCTACTCCACGGTGCGGATCGCCAGTCTGCTTCCTCCTCACGCCAAGCTCATCACTCTGGAATTTAACCCGGACTTTGCTGCGGTTGCTCGTCAGGTCATCGCTTGGGCCGGACTGCAGGGCAAA gtCCAGTTAGTCGAAGGAGCATCCGGTGACTGGATCCCCAAAATGAAGGAGCAGTTTGGGGTTAAAACATTTGATCTGGTTTTCCTGGATCACTGGAAGGATCGCTACCTCCCTGACACTAAACTAATGGAG gagtgTGGCCTCCTCAGAAAAGGCAGCATCCTGCTGGCAGACAATGTCATCTGCCCTGGGACCCCTGACTACCTGGAATATGTCCGTAACAGCCCACGATACAAAAGCCAGTACTTTAAATCTCACTTGGAGTACACCAAAGCGGAGGATGGCTTGGAGAAGTCTGTCTTCTTAgggtag
- the LOC113153673 gene encoding SRSF protein kinase 2-like, translated as MSSSYAAAISALLTANSSNPPVKSSPRPPPDAARSPKPSSPPSERALCPPLEQKDHHLPEPLGSYEEQQENPADYGPGGYYPLEIGEIFVDRYQVVKKLGWGHFSTVWLCWDMEQRHFVALKVVKSAQTFTETALDEIKLLKCVRDSDPKDPKRDRIVQLIDDFRVCGVNGEHVCMVLEVLGHQLLRWIIKSNYTGLPLPCVKSILRQVLQGLDYLHTKCKIIHTDIKPENILLRVDEVYIQKLAANTKLWQLPVSSAITSSTENRGSREKQHLSNLLGKLTGVFHTLGEWSSKVAGSPIKRLTRKDRSRRAQESAMDCKQRDKPHVSFSDGTPASSTHRSTKLTGPDLTLRRQTMLFEDKLDSAPHSHRHSICSWPDLNADAPVSGSRSVLLQHTADRKPAPISTSCPHGNNDSDLLLDLLRPQNAEKILIKIADLGNACWVHTHFTEDIQTCQYRSVEVLIGADYDTPADIWSTACMAFELATGDYLFDPQSGATFTREEDHIAHIIELLGALPAQFALSGRNSKRYFNRKGQLRHISKLKPWSLFEILLDKYEWPQEEAAQFSSFLLTMLELLPEKRATAAQCLKHPWIVS; from the exons ATGTCGTCATCATATGCTGCAGCTATATCAGCACTTCTCACCGCTAACTCCTCTAATCCACCCGTCAAATCCAGTCCACGTCCTCCTCCAGACGCGGCGAGGAGTCCTAAACCGTCCAGCCCTCCCAGCGAACGTGCCCTCTGCCCTCCACTTGAACAGAAAGATCATCATTTACCTGAACCTCTGGGATCTTATGAGGAGCAACAAGAGAATCCTGCAGACTATGGCCCTG GTGGTTATTACCCTTTAGAGATTGGAGAGATTTTCGTTGACCGTTACCAAGTTGTTAAGAAGCTGGGATGGGGCCACTTCTCTACAGTATGGCTCTGCTGGGACATGGA GCAGAGGCATTTTGTGGCTCTGAAGGTGGTGAAGAGTGCTCAAACATTCACAGAGACGGCACTGGATGAGATCAAACTTCTGAAATGT GTACGGGATAGTGACCCCAAAGATCCAAAACGGGACAGAATCGTGCAGCTCATCGACGACTTCAGGGTCTGTGGAGTGAACGGAGAGC ATGTGTGCATGGTTCTGGAGGTGCTGGGCCACCAGCTGCTGAGATGGATCATTAAATCCAACTACACTGGCCTCCCTCTGCCCTGCGTTAAGAGCATCCTCAGACAG GTTCTGCAGGGTTTGGATTACTTGCACACTAAATGCAAGATTATCCACACGGACATTAAGCCAGAAAACATCCTCCTGAGAGTGGACGAGGTTTATATTCAGAAACTGGCGGCCAATACTAAGCTTTGGCAGCTGCCAGTGTCTTCTGCTATCACCAGCTCCACAG AGAACAGAGGCTCTAGAGAAAAACAG CATTTATCCAACTTGCTGGGGAAGCTGACTGGAGTTTTCCACACTCTCGGGGAGTGG TCCAGCAAGGTCGCAGGGAGCCCAATTAAGAGACTGACGAGGAAAGACAGGAGTCGGCGAGCACAGGAGAGCGCCATGGACTgcaaacaaagagacaaacctCATGTATCATTTTCTGATGGGACCCCTGCCTCTAGCACCCATAGATCCACCAAGCTCACAGGACCTGACCTCACATTAAGGAGACAGACTATGCTATTTGAAGACAAACTGGACTCCGCTCCGCACAGCCACAGACACTCCATCTGTTCATGGCCAGACCTCAACGCAGATGCGCCTGTCTCTGGCTCTAGATCAGTGTTATTACAACATACTGCAGACAGAAAGCCAGCCCCTATTTCAACATCCTGTCCCCATG gTAACAATGACTCAGATTTACTTCTGGACTTACTGAGGCCCCAGAATGCTGAGAAAATCCTCATCAAGATTGCTGACCTGGGCAACGCCTGCTGGGTG cacacacacttcactgaaGACATCCAGACATGTCAGTACCGTTCTGTGGAGGTCCTGATCGGTGCTGACTACGACACACCAGCCGACATCTGGAGCACTGCCTGCATG GCATTTGAGCTGGCCACAGGGGACTATCTGTTTGACCCCCAGTCAGGAGCCACATTCACACGAGAGGAAG ATCACATCGCCCACATCATTGAGCTGCTGGGAGCCCTCCCGGCCCAATTTGCCCTCTCGGGGAGAAATTCCAAACGATATTTCAACCGTAAAG GACAACTGCGGCACATCTCGAAGCTCAAGCCGTGGAGCCTGTTTGAAATCCTGCTGGATAAGTACGAGTGGCCACAGGAGGAAGCTGCCCAGTTTAGCTCGTTCCTCCTGACAATGTTGGAACTGCTACcagagaaaagagcaacagCTGCCCAGTGTCTGAAACACCCCTGGATTGTCTCCTAG
- the ccdc120 gene encoding coiled-coil domain-containing protein 120: MEVKGHLITSMGLGSPDVQGSQDSKLQAERIAALQERKQALEALLNSRVGELKQVCLQEAELTGKLPRAFPLETGEKPPVVQRRAGLAPNTKPEDEAAQRKQMKAIFTGALYRHSEADRNVPNSKRTVHRGCHTEDTVMSESTSSMSDSTSHDNESSPSVAADQRSLSQPRLTVGSPDHRISRKLSPVEIYYEMRTRRNSVTSSVSPTHSLPRSASNVEGRSVPATPLLARTAPISVHVRSDVSGGNALKQWSGSLDVPHMIPLAQEGSSSDRRGCPYSSRARRSNSSEALLDRSSLPDDSAPRNGMPPRGGPYKSSETLTDGKLRHIQLGSPERDVDGSVEQAKMRLSMGGRGAGGGYNELLMDYIWGKQQRMQLQHQLFQSTGRIWQDMSSPRSSTAAVPPHANGFSHSQVHLPSTAPPYSPMVLRGSQAELRRVKVTRTKSCGPFIPLQQHGQDAILLSAYESPLPASGTTTSSIPNLHPYQTELSGPSFSRRPPQLSLPTPEDSTRSLHKALALEGLRDWYLRNALGYPSAASKGHEAGISRLSHPHPLVHQAQSVQGEAANLYRPPIPQSASFHGHPLHGRSMEFSLYQETPHPQEVTPKEPNADPGTLV, encoded by the exons ATGGAGGTCAAAGGACATCTGATCACATCCATGGGTTTGGGGTCTCCTG ATGTTCAAGGCAGCCAGGACAGCAAGCTGCAGGCTGAGAGGATCGCGGCTCTGCAAGAGAGGAAGCAGGCCCTGGAGGCTCTACTTAACAGCAGAGTGGGAGAGCTCAAACAAGTCTGTTTGCAGGAAGCG GAGCTGACTGGGAAGTTGCCACGTGCTTTTCCCCTGGAGACGGGAGAGAAACCCCCAGTGGTGCAGCGCAGGGCTGGCCTGGCGCCCAACACCAAGCCAGAG GATGAGGCTGCCCAAAGAAAGCAGATGAAAGCCATCTTCACTGGTGCTCTGTACAGACACTCAGAGGCAGACCGAAATGTCCCAAACAGCAAGAGGACAGTTCATCGAGGGTGTCACACAG AGGACACCGTCATGTCAGAGAGTACCAGCTCCATGTCAGATTCAACATCCCATGACAATG AGTCTTCTCCAAGTGTGGCGGCTGACCAGCGCTCTCTGTCTCAGCCTCGGCTCACCGTGGGCAGCCCAGATCACAGGATCAGCAGGAAACTGTCTCCAGTCGAAATTTACTACGAGATGAGAACACGCCGCAATTCTGTCACAAGTTCTGTGAG CCCAACTCACTCTTTACCAAGAAGTGCATCTAATGTTGAAGGAAGAAGTGTTCCTGCAACTCCTCTCTTGGCACGAACTGCTCCAATCAGTGTTCACGTCAG gtcAGACGTTTCAGGTGGTAACGCACTAAAGCAATGGTCTGGCAGTCTAGATGTCCCACATATGATTCCACTGGCTCAAGAGGGCTCCTCCTCTGACCGCAGAGGCTGCCCGTACAGCTCCCGGGCAAGGCGCAGTAACAGCTCAGAGGCCTTGCTGGATAGATCGAGCCTCCCTGATGATTCTGCCCCCAGAAACGGGATGCCCCCCAGAGGTGGGCCATACAAGAGCTCAGAGACACTGACTGATGGAAAGTTGAGACACATTCAGCTGGGCAGCCCTGAGAGAGACGTGGATGGCTCTGTTGAACAGGCCAAAATGCGTCTTTCTATGGGTGGCAGAGGGGCTGGTGGAGGCTACAATGAGCTGTTAATGGACTATATCTGGGGGAAACAGCAGAgaatgcagctgcagcaccaaCTGTTCCAGTCCACAGGCAGGATCTGGCAGGACATGTCCTCTCCTCGCTCTTCCACGGCAGCAGTGCCACCTCATGCCAATGGCTTTTCTCATTCCCAGGTGCACCTCCCCAGTACTGCACCTCCTTACAGCCCGATGGTCCTGCGAGGGTCCCAGGCTGAGCTCCGCAGGGTCAAAGTCACCAGAACCAAATCTTGTGGCCCATTTATTCCTTTGCAGCAACATGGTCAGGATGCAATTCTTCTATCAGCATATGAGTCACCCCTTCCTGCCTCTGGCACCACGACATCCTCCATACCCAACCTGCACCCCTACCAGACTGAACTGTCTGGCCCTTCCTTCAGCCGCAGACCCCCACAGCTCTCTCTCCCAACCCCAGAAGACTCAACCAGAAGCCTGCATAAAGCCCTGGCTCTGGAGGGACTGAGGGACTGGTACCTGAGGAATGCCCTCGGATATCCTTCCGCTGCCTCAAAAGGTCACGAAGCAGGGATCTCTCGCCTCTCACACCCCCACCCACTGGTACATCAGGCCCAGTCTGTTCAAGGTGAAGCAGCCAACCTCTACAGGCCTCCGATTCCCCAGTCAGCCAGCTTCCATGGTCACCCACTGCACGGACG GTCGATGGAGTTCTCTCTCTATCAGGAGACCCCGCATCCACAAGAGGTGACCCCAAAGGAACCCAATGCAGACCCAGGCACCCTAGTGTGA